A DNA window from Allokutzneria albata contains the following coding sequences:
- a CDS encoding prolyl oligopeptidase family serine peptidase gives MVMISPYGTWASPISSAEAAAVASGPQWAGLYADQLWWAEGQPTEGGRVALFRARPGAEPVRVLGAPWNVRNRVHEYGGRPYVVLDGPRVVFTNWDDQRVYLLDLSGGDGEPVPLTPEPATRHGLRFGDLVARPGGTEVCCVREEITGPGPTDVRRSLVAIGLDGTLRELKSSHRFMTAPQCSPDGRHMAWIGWNHPDMPWDATELCVAPIRPDGSVGAHRVLAGGRDEAVCQVEWADNESVYGVTDPDGWWNLFRIDLDGTARNVAPIADELGGPLWKLGARWFAPLSDGRHAVLRAGSLAVLDESAGTVTDLDLPPLSWLPPLAGSGSTIVGIASGPTSHGAVYRVDLDTGDCVRVTTPPAGLDDPAWLPVPEARVFTGPDGQRIPAYLYPPTSPDFAAPEGELPPYLVHVHGGPTGRISGTLDSEFTYFTSRGIGVVAVNYGGSTGYGREFRERLRGQWGVVDVEDCAAVASALAAEGTADPERLAIRGGSAGGWTTAASLTSVKVYRCGAAYYPILDLLAWASGETHDFESQYLDSIVGRLPETEQRYLDRSPCSRVDRLAGPILMLQGLEDEICPPVQCERFAAQLAGTGIEHAYLTFEGEQHGFRKAETVAAALEAELSFYGQVLGFVPVGVPTLELSR, from the coding sequence GTGGTGATGATCTCGCCCTATGGGACCTGGGCTTCCCCGATCAGTTCGGCCGAGGCCGCCGCGGTGGCCTCCGGACCGCAGTGGGCCGGCCTGTACGCAGACCAGCTGTGGTGGGCGGAGGGCCAGCCGACCGAGGGCGGACGCGTCGCCCTGTTCCGAGCCCGCCCGGGTGCGGAGCCGGTCCGCGTGCTCGGCGCCCCGTGGAACGTCCGCAACCGCGTCCACGAGTACGGCGGCCGTCCCTACGTCGTGCTGGACGGGCCGCGGGTGGTCTTCACCAACTGGGACGACCAGCGCGTCTACCTGCTGGACCTCAGCGGGGGTGACGGCGAGCCCGTCCCGCTCACGCCGGAGCCCGCCACGCGCCACGGTCTGCGCTTCGGCGACCTCGTGGCCCGGCCCGGCGGCACCGAGGTGTGCTGCGTGCGCGAGGAGATCACCGGCCCCGGCCCCACCGACGTCCGCCGTTCGCTCGTGGCGATCGGCCTCGACGGCACTCTTCGCGAGCTGAAGTCCAGCCACCGCTTCATGACCGCGCCCCAGTGCAGCCCGGACGGCAGGCACATGGCGTGGATCGGCTGGAACCACCCGGACATGCCGTGGGACGCCACCGAACTGTGCGTCGCCCCCATCCGCCCGGACGGCTCCGTCGGCGCGCACCGCGTCCTCGCGGGCGGCCGGGACGAGGCGGTCTGCCAGGTCGAGTGGGCGGACAACGAGTCGGTCTACGGGGTCACCGACCCAGACGGCTGGTGGAACCTGTTCCGCATCGACCTCGACGGCACCGCGCGCAACGTCGCGCCGATCGCCGACGAGCTGGGCGGGCCGCTGTGGAAGCTCGGCGCACGCTGGTTCGCCCCGCTGAGCGACGGCAGGCACGCCGTCCTGCGCGCGGGTTCCCTCGCGGTGCTCGACGAGAGCGCGGGCACGGTCACCGATCTCGACCTGCCGCCGCTGTCGTGGTTACCACCGCTCGCCGGGTCCGGCTCGACGATCGTGGGCATCGCCAGCGGGCCGACCAGCCACGGCGCGGTGTACCGAGTCGATCTCGACACCGGCGACTGCGTCCGGGTCACCACCCCACCCGCCGGGCTGGACGACCCGGCGTGGCTGCCGGTCCCCGAGGCGCGCGTGTTCACCGGGCCGGACGGCCAGCGAATCCCGGCCTACCTCTACCCGCCGACCAGTCCCGACTTCGCGGCCCCCGAGGGCGAGCTGCCTCCTTATCTCGTGCACGTGCACGGCGGCCCGACCGGCCGCATCTCCGGGACGCTGGACAGCGAGTTCACGTACTTCACCAGCCGAGGCATCGGTGTCGTCGCGGTGAACTACGGCGGCTCCACGGGCTACGGCCGCGAGTTCCGGGAGCGACTGCGCGGGCAGTGGGGCGTCGTGGACGTGGAGGACTGCGCCGCGGTCGCGTCGGCGCTCGCCGCGGAGGGAACCGCGGACCCCGAACGGCTGGCGATCCGCGGCGGCAGCGCGGGTGGCTGGACCACGGCCGCGTCCCTCACCTCGGTGAAGGTCTACCGCTGCGGAGCGGCCTACTACCCGATCCTCGACCTGCTGGCCTGGGCGAGCGGCGAGACCCACGACTTCGAGTCCCAGTACCTGGACAGCATCGTCGGCAGGCTGCCCGAGACCGAGCAGCGCTACCTCGACCGCTCCCCCTGTTCCCGGGTGGATCGGCTCGCCGGACCGATCCTGATGCTCCAGGGTCTGGAGGACGAGATCTGCCCGCCCGTGCAGTGCGAGCGCTTCGCCGCGCAGCTCGCCGGGACCGGGATAGAGCACGCCTACCTGACTTTCGAGGGCGAACAGCACGGCTTCCGCAAGGCCGAGACGGTCGCCGCGGCGCTCGAAGCGGAGCTGTCCTTCTACGGACAGGTCCTAGGCTTCGTCCCCGTTGGTGTCCCGACCTTGGAGCTGAGCAGATGA
- a CDS encoding SDR family NAD(P)-dependent oxidoreductase, translated as MTELAGATALVTGGGTGIGRGIALALSDAGATVAVLGRSREPLEQTAKLISDAGGSASVVTADVTDSASVSTAVRTVVDRHGSLDVAVNNAGILTATGPLTDIDEEHWDRLLTVNVTGVMLSMKHELRQMTAQGSGVIINVASSIGAHKTLPNMAAYGATKAAVVALTKAAALDHVAQGVRINAVSPGSTDTPMSLRPGETEDDRARRLRAALPLGRVGRVEEIAAAVRYLASPDAAFMIGQTLVLDGGSAA; from the coding sequence ATGACGGAACTCGCGGGCGCGACGGCTCTGGTCACCGGCGGCGGTACGGGTATCGGCCGGGGCATCGCGCTGGCGCTGTCCGACGCGGGCGCCACGGTCGCCGTGCTCGGCCGGTCCAGGGAGCCTTTGGAGCAGACCGCGAAACTCATCTCCGACGCCGGTGGATCCGCCAGCGTCGTCACCGCGGATGTCACCGATTCCGCGTCCGTCTCGACCGCCGTGCGCACCGTCGTCGACCGCCACGGTTCCCTCGACGTCGCCGTCAACAACGCGGGCATCCTCACCGCGACCGGCCCGCTCACCGACATCGACGAGGAGCACTGGGACCGTCTGCTCACCGTCAACGTCACCGGCGTGATGCTGTCGATGAAGCACGAACTCCGCCAGATGACCGCCCAGGGCAGCGGCGTGATCATCAACGTCGCTTCGTCCATCGGCGCCCACAAGACCTTGCCCAACATGGCCGCCTACGGCGCCACCAAGGCCGCCGTGGTCGCGCTCACGAAGGCCGCCGCCCTCGACCACGTCGCCCAGGGCGTGCGCATCAACGCCGTCAGCCCCGGTTCCACCGACACCCCCATGTCGCTCCGCCCCGGAGAGACAGAGGACGACCGCGCCCGCCGCCTCCGCGCCGCCCTCCCCCTCGGCCGGGTGGGCCGCGTCGAGGAGATCGCCGCCGCCGTCCGCTACCTCGCCTCCCCCGACGCCGCGTTCATGATCGGCCAGACCCTCGTCCTCGACGGCGGCTCGGCGGCCTAG
- the cspE gene encoding transcription antiterminator/RNA stability regulator CspE, producing MATQGTVKWFNSEKGFGFITPDNGGADVFVHYSEIQTSGYRSLEENQRVEFEIGQGQKGPQAQQVRPLS from the coding sequence ATGGCAACACAGGGCACCGTGAAGTGGTTCAACTCCGAGAAGGGCTTCGGCTTCATCACCCCGGACAACGGCGGCGCTGACGTCTTCGTCCACTACTCGGAGATCCAGACCAGCGGCTACCGCAGCCTGGAGGAGAACCAGCGGGTCGAGTTCGAGATCGGCCAGGGCCAGAAGGGCCCGCAGGCGCAGCAGGTCCGCCCGCTGTCCTGA
- the map gene encoding type I methionyl aminopeptidase, whose translation MIELKTPGEIEAMRAAGRVVATTLATVRAAARPGVSLLELDEVAATVIAEAGAKPAFLHYHPEWAPGPFPGTICTSVNDAIVHGVPGRLRLAEGDLVSIDSAAVLDGWCGDSTISFVVGAADPADLALIAATERALAAGIAAAVPGNRLGDIAHAIGVVAREAGYGIMADHGGHGIGRAMHEDPHVANEGRAGRGLVLRPGLTLAVEPMFTGGGLDAYRADSDGWTLRTADGSRAAHSEHTIAVTEDGARVLTLV comes from the coding sequence GTGATCGAGTTGAAGACCCCGGGGGAGATCGAGGCGATGCGCGCCGCGGGCCGCGTCGTCGCGACCACCCTGGCCACCGTCCGCGCCGCGGCCCGGCCCGGCGTGTCCCTGCTGGAGCTGGACGAGGTGGCCGCGACCGTGATCGCCGAGGCGGGTGCCAAACCGGCCTTCCTGCACTACCACCCCGAGTGGGCGCCGGGCCCGTTCCCCGGCACCATCTGCACCAGCGTCAACGACGCGATCGTGCACGGCGTGCCCGGCCGCCTGCGCCTGGCCGAGGGCGATCTCGTCAGCATCGACAGCGCCGCCGTGCTCGACGGCTGGTGCGGCGACTCCACGATCAGCTTCGTCGTGGGCGCCGCCGATCCGGCCGACCTGGCGCTGATCGCGGCGACCGAGCGCGCGCTCGCCGCGGGCATCGCCGCGGCCGTGCCCGGCAACCGGCTCGGGGACATCGCGCACGCCATCGGTGTCGTCGCGCGCGAGGCCGGATACGGGATCATGGCCGATCACGGCGGGCACGGGATCGGGCGCGCGATGCACGAGGACCCGCATGTGGCGAATGAGGGCCGGGCCGGACGTGGGTTGGTGTTGCGGCCGGGGTTGACGTTGGCGGTGGAGCCGATGTTCACCGGGGGTGGGCTCGACGCTTATCGGGCGGATTCGGATGGGTGGACTTTGCGGACTGCTGACGGGTCTCGGGCGGCGCATTCTGAGCACACGATTGCGGTTACCGAGGACGGGGCTCGGGTGTTGACGCTGGTTTGA
- a CDS encoding helix-turn-helix domain-containing protein, translating to MVRVPLSESERERGVRLGQALRAARAGRSMAEVALNAGISTETLRKIETGRIPTPAFFTVAALAEALGLSMDTLLREVAAPPEPLVRSS from the coding sequence ATGGTGCGAGTGCCGTTGAGCGAGTCCGAGCGGGAGCGGGGCGTGCGGCTGGGCCAGGCCCTGCGGGCGGCGCGGGCCGGGCGCAGCATGGCCGAGGTGGCCCTGAACGCGGGGATCTCCACCGAGACGCTGCGCAAGATCGAGACCGGTCGCATCCCGACGCCGGCCTTCTTCACCGTGGCCGCGCTCGCCGAGGCGCTCGGGCTGTCCATGGACACCCTCCTGCGCGAGGTGGCCGCACCGCCGGAGCCGCTGGTCAGATCATCCTGA
- a CDS encoding S66 peptidase family protein, protein MRVRQRARRLRPGDRVAVVAPAGPVPPSVLEDGVRLLKSWGLEVVVGEHVLDQHPHFDYLAGSDADRAADFQKAWCDPDIAAVLCARGGYGCLRMLDLVDWPAIAAVAPKIFAGSSDVTALHDAFATYVGQSTLFTPMSASVALTEDAQAAKLLHTMLFEPEQAMVIGAGTGDPIVGGTARGVLTGGNLSLIVSALGAPEAPPRAEGAIAVLEDVTEEVYRLDRLVTQLLRSGWFEGVAGIALGSWTDCGGLPQVRALMEDRLSGLGVPVAWELGFGHCAGQYSLPLGVEAELDADAGVLRLTEPALT, encoded by the coding sequence ATGAGAGTCAGGCAACGCGCACGGCGCTTGCGTCCCGGGGACCGCGTGGCGGTGGTCGCGCCCGCGGGCCCGGTGCCGCCGAGCGTCCTCGAAGACGGCGTGCGCCTGCTGAAGTCCTGGGGACTGGAGGTCGTGGTCGGCGAGCACGTTCTCGACCAGCACCCGCACTTCGACTACCTGGCGGGCAGCGACGCTGACCGCGCCGCGGACTTCCAGAAGGCCTGGTGCGACCCGGACATCGCCGCCGTCCTGTGCGCGAGGGGCGGCTACGGCTGCCTCCGCATGCTGGACCTCGTCGACTGGCCCGCCATCGCCGCCGTGGCGCCGAAGATCTTCGCGGGTTCCAGTGACGTGACCGCGCTGCACGACGCCTTCGCCACCTACGTCGGTCAGTCGACGCTGTTCACCCCGATGAGCGCCAGCGTCGCGCTCACCGAGGACGCCCAGGCCGCGAAGTTGTTGCACACCATGCTCTTCGAGCCCGAGCAGGCCATGGTGATCGGCGCGGGCACCGGCGATCCGATCGTCGGCGGCACCGCTCGCGGCGTGCTCACCGGCGGCAACCTCAGCCTGATCGTCTCCGCGCTCGGCGCACCCGAGGCCCCGCCGCGCGCGGAGGGTGCCATCGCCGTCCTGGAGGACGTGACCGAGGAGGTGTACCGCCTCGATCGGCTGGTGACGCAACTGCTGCGCTCGGGGTGGTTCGAGGGTGTCGCCGGGATCGCGCTCGGTTCGTGGACCGACTGCGGCGGATTGCCGCAGGTCCGCGCGCTGATGGAGGACCGCCTGTCCGGCCTCGGCGTGCCGGTGGCCTGGGAGCTGGGCTTCGGTCACTGCGCCGGCCAGTACAGCCTCCCACTCGGCGTCGAGGCCGAGCTGGATGCCGACGCCGGAGTGCTCCGACTGACCGAGCCCGCCCTTACTTGA
- a CDS encoding HAD family hydrolase: MVAEDPVRALVVDYGGVLTTRIGPSFASWLAAEGIETDTYTEMLRDWLGRDAPPDSPVHRLERGELEVAEFNRLLAARLTTVDGRPIVAEGLLDRAFATVRPDADMLDLLRTARTAGLRTALLSNSWGNSYPMDVLTPLFDVLVISGEVGMRKPEERIYHLTAERLDLPPGQCLFLDDAQPNVDGAILAGMRALLHTDSAATIPAVAGLVPALADELREGAS, translated from the coding sequence ATGGTCGCTGAGGATCCTGTGCGCGCGCTCGTCGTCGACTACGGCGGGGTGCTCACCACGCGGATCGGCCCGTCCTTCGCCTCGTGGCTGGCCGCGGAGGGCATCGAAACCGACACCTACACCGAGATGCTGCGCGACTGGCTCGGCCGGGACGCGCCGCCGGACTCGCCGGTGCACCGGCTGGAGCGCGGCGAGCTGGAGGTCGCGGAGTTCAACCGCCTCCTGGCCGCTCGACTGACCACTGTGGACGGGCGGCCGATCGTGGCGGAAGGCTTGCTGGACAGAGCCTTCGCCACTGTCCGGCCGGACGCGGACATGCTGGACCTGCTGCGCACGGCGCGCACGGCCGGGCTGCGCACCGCCTTGCTGTCCAACAGCTGGGGCAACAGCTATCCGATGGACGTGCTCACCCCGCTGTTCGACGTGCTCGTGATCAGCGGCGAGGTCGGCATGCGCAAGCCGGAGGAGCGCATCTACCACCTCACGGCCGAGCGGCTGGACCTGCCGCCCGGGCAGTGCCTGTTCCTCGACGACGCGCAGCCCAACGTGGACGGGGCGATCCTCGCCGGGATGCGGGCGCTGCTGCACACCGACTCCGCCGCCACCATCCCCGCCGTCGCCGGGCTCGTCCCGGCGCTGGCCGACGAACTGCGAGAAGGAGCGTCGTGA
- a CDS encoding phosphotransferase family protein, with protein MSPLPGLDLAAAESYLHRERPGLLTGPLTAELIAGGRSNLTYLLTDAGGTEWVLRRPPLGHVLATAHDMAREYRVISALGPTPVPVPRAELLCTDPDVLGAPFYLMERAPGTVLRRRKQAEALGEDGAHRLSAQLVDVLVDLHSVDPAAVGLGDFGRPEGFMARQLARWRKQLDASRSRPVPELDELSERLGADVPDSGRAAIVHGDYRLDNVLVASDPVRISAVLDWEMATLGDPLADLGLLVVYWDRLTGIGDAIADSFAGMPGFPSSAELVARYTARTGVDPAELPWYVAFGHFKLGVIVEGIHYRHTQGKTVGAGFELLGQMVGPLAKGGIAALEGEL; from the coding sequence GTGAGCCCACTACCGGGACTCGACCTGGCCGCGGCCGAGTCGTACCTGCACCGCGAACGCCCCGGCCTGCTCACCGGCCCGCTCACCGCGGAGCTGATCGCGGGCGGCCGGTCCAACCTGACCTACCTGCTCACCGACGCGGGCGGCACCGAATGGGTGCTGCGCAGGCCACCGCTGGGCCACGTGCTGGCCACCGCGCACGACATGGCCAGGGAGTACCGGGTGATCTCCGCGCTCGGCCCGACCCCGGTCCCGGTGCCGCGCGCGGAGCTGCTGTGCACCGACCCCGACGTGCTCGGCGCGCCGTTCTACCTGATGGAGCGGGCTCCGGGCACCGTGCTGCGCCGCAGGAAGCAGGCCGAAGCGCTGGGAGAGGACGGTGCGCACCGGCTCTCCGCGCAGCTGGTGGACGTGCTGGTCGACCTGCACTCCGTCGACCCCGCGGCGGTCGGGCTCGGCGACTTCGGGCGACCGGAGGGCTTCATGGCCCGCCAGCTTGCGCGCTGGCGCAAGCAGCTCGACGCCTCCCGCAGCCGCCCGGTGCCGGAGCTGGACGAGCTGAGCGAGCGCCTGGGCGCCGACGTTCCCGACAGCGGCCGGGCCGCGATCGTGCACGGCGACTACCGCCTGGACAACGTGCTCGTGGCGAGTGATCCGGTTCGGATCAGCGCGGTGCTGGACTGGGAGATGGCCACGCTCGGCGACCCGCTGGCCGACCTCGGGCTGCTGGTCGTCTACTGGGACCGGCTGACCGGGATCGGCGACGCGATCGCCGACAGCTTCGCGGGCATGCCCGGCTTCCCGTCCTCGGCCGAGCTGGTCGCCCGCTACACCGCCCGCACCGGCGTCGACCCGGCCGAGCTGCCGTGGTACGTGGCGTTCGGGCACTTCAAGCTCGGCGTGATCGTCGAGGGCATCCACTACCGGCACACCCAGGGCAAGACCGTGGGCGCCGGGTTCGAGCTGCTGGGGCAGATGGTCGGGCCGCTGGCCAAGGGCGGCATCGCCGCGCTGGAGGGGGAACTGTAG
- a CDS encoding acyl-CoA dehydrogenase family protein, producing MDFTTDETTREYQARLTEFMENHVYPAEAVHHEQLAAAPESWSAPPVLEGLKAEAREAGLWNLFLPDPRYGAGLSNLQYAPLAEITGRSPAIAPEALNCAAPDTGNMELLAEFGSEEQKDRWLKPLLEGEIRSAFCMTEPDVASSDAGNIATRIERDGDHYVINGRKWWSSGAMNPNCAIFIVMGQTDPDADRHQRQSMVLVPRDTPGVHVKRGMTVFGYTDSAHGGHAEIEFRDVRVPVANVVGGQGKGFAIAQARLGPGRIHHCMRLIGMAERALELLCRRAVDRVAFGKPLADQGVVQEWIAESRVRIEQARLLVLKTAWLMDTVGNRGAHTEIQAIKIATPLMAEWVVDKAIQAHGGAGISQDFPLAQLWVQARLLRFADGPDEVHRMSLARRELKPYRAR from the coding sequence ATGGACTTCACCACCGACGAGACCACCCGGGAGTACCAGGCCCGGCTGACCGAGTTCATGGAGAACCACGTCTACCCGGCCGAGGCCGTCCACCACGAGCAGCTGGCGGCCGCGCCGGAGAGCTGGTCGGCGCCGCCGGTGCTGGAGGGGCTGAAGGCCGAGGCGCGCGAGGCCGGGCTGTGGAACCTCTTCCTGCCCGACCCGCGGTACGGGGCCGGGCTGAGCAACCTCCAGTACGCGCCGCTGGCGGAGATCACCGGGCGCAGCCCCGCCATCGCGCCCGAGGCGCTGAACTGCGCGGCACCGGACACCGGCAACATGGAACTGCTGGCGGAGTTCGGCAGCGAGGAGCAGAAGGACCGCTGGCTCAAGCCGTTGCTCGAAGGCGAGATCCGCTCCGCCTTCTGCATGACCGAGCCCGACGTGGCCTCCTCCGACGCCGGCAACATCGCCACCCGCATCGAGCGCGACGGTGACCACTACGTGATCAACGGTCGCAAGTGGTGGTCCTCGGGCGCGATGAACCCGAACTGCGCGATCTTCATCGTGATGGGGCAGACCGATCCCGACGCCGACCGGCACCAGCGGCAGAGCATGGTGCTCGTGCCGAGGGACACGCCCGGAGTGCACGTCAAGCGGGGGATGACGGTGTTCGGCTACACCGACTCCGCGCACGGCGGGCACGCCGAGATCGAGTTCCGCGACGTGCGCGTGCCCGTTGCCAACGTGGTCGGCGGGCAGGGCAAGGGCTTCGCGATCGCGCAGGCCCGGCTCGGTCCCGGCCGCATCCACCACTGCATGCGGCTGATCGGCATGGCCGAGCGGGCACTGGAGCTGTTGTGCCGTCGCGCCGTGGACCGCGTCGCCTTCGGCAAGCCGCTGGCCGACCAGGGCGTGGTCCAGGAGTGGATCGCCGAGTCCCGGGTGCGGATCGAGCAGGCCAGGCTGCTGGTGCTGAAGACGGCCTGGCTGATGGACACCGTGGGCAACCGCGGCGCGCACACCGAGATCCAGGCCATCAAGATCGCCACCCCGCTGATGGCCGAGTGGGTGGTCGACAAGGCCATCCAGGCCCACGGCGGCGCCGGGATCAGCCAGGACTTCCCGCTGGCCCAGCTGTGGGTGCAGGCGCGGCTGCTGCGCTTCGCCGACGGTCCCGACGAGGTGCACCGGATGTCGCTGGCCCGGCGCGAGCTCAAGCCCTACCGCGCCCGGTAG
- a CDS encoding TetR/AcrR family transcriptional regulator, whose protein sequence is MDPRKARTLNALLTAAEEIFRTRSVDDVTVEEIAERAGVAVGSIYNNFGSKAGLHAAVVERAIDDNRDHMDRAYVRGGSALDRIRAASDAYLDFYLANPDYFRMLAFPQAPGQYAAGRELATRLARAVDEQNDRLVATLREGVESGELRPVDPEQVATVLWAAWNGIISLHWRPDDLRRDEAGLRGLLAAASDVIAEGLLPRP, encoded by the coding sequence ATGGACCCGCGCAAGGCACGCACGCTGAACGCGCTGCTCACCGCGGCGGAGGAGATCTTCCGGACACGCTCGGTCGACGACGTCACCGTCGAGGAGATCGCCGAGCGCGCCGGGGTCGCGGTCGGGTCCATCTACAACAACTTCGGTTCCAAGGCCGGTCTGCACGCGGCGGTCGTCGAGCGCGCGATCGACGACAACCGCGATCACATGGACCGCGCGTACGTCCGGGGCGGCTCCGCGCTCGACCGCATCCGGGCCGCGTCCGACGCGTACCTGGACTTCTACCTCGCCAACCCGGACTACTTCCGGATGCTGGCCTTCCCCCAGGCGCCCGGGCAGTACGCCGCGGGCCGGGAGCTGGCGACGCGGCTGGCCCGCGCGGTGGACGAGCAGAACGACAGGCTGGTCGCGACGCTGCGGGAAGGCGTCGAGTCCGGGGAGCTGCGCCCGGTCGACCCCGAGCAGGTCGCGACCGTGCTGTGGGCGGCGTGGAACGGCATCATCAGCCTGCACTGGCGTCCGGACGACCTGCGGCGCGACGAGGCCGGGCTGCGCGGGTTGCTCGCAGCGGCCAGCGACGTCATCGCGGAGGGCCTGCTGCCCAGGCCGTGA
- a CDS encoding glycoside hydrolase family 16 protein → MRTRLALLPAALLLLTTGAAPAAAAPGQVLFDDFSYAGSADPLVGQHGWRIRDYQGGPGVPGAVWSPSQVSFPGSGPGKALRLTGTTDGTAAGTRQAEISHQRKLFEGTYSARVRFSDRPVWGPDGDRLVQTFFTITPLAYPRDPDYSEQDFEYLPNGGWGTEGPTMFCTSYETYQADPWWVDNESRQEPGSLEGWHVLTLQVVTGTLRYFVDDRLVVEHGGRVYPETRQMINFSQWFIELVGGGARAYEMDADWVYHAADERLSPAQVRDRVAAHRGAGRSFLDTVDPLAGSSIRAVPAI, encoded by the coding sequence ATGAGGACCCGCCTCGCCCTGCTCCCGGCCGCGCTCCTGCTCCTCACCACCGGCGCCGCACCGGCAGCCGCCGCGCCCGGCCAGGTGCTCTTCGACGACTTCAGCTATGCCGGCTCCGCCGATCCCCTTGTGGGGCAACACGGTTGGCGCATCCGCGACTACCAGGGCGGACCGGGCGTGCCCGGCGCGGTGTGGTCGCCGAGCCAGGTGAGCTTCCCCGGCTCCGGCCCGGGCAAGGCCCTGCGCCTGACCGGCACGACCGACGGGACCGCCGCGGGGACCCGGCAGGCGGAGATCTCCCACCAGCGCAAGTTGTTCGAGGGCACCTACTCCGCCCGGGTCCGGTTCAGCGACCGGCCGGTGTGGGGGCCGGACGGCGATCGGCTGGTGCAGACCTTCTTCACCATCACCCCGCTGGCCTATCCGCGCGATCCCGACTACAGCGAGCAGGACTTCGAGTACCTGCCCAACGGCGGATGGGGCACCGAGGGCCCGACGATGTTCTGCACCAGCTACGAGACCTACCAGGCCGATCCGTGGTGGGTGGACAACGAGTCCCGCCAGGAGCCGGGCAGCCTCGAAGGCTGGCACGTGCTGACCTTGCAGGTCGTGACCGGCACCTTGCGCTACTTCGTCGACGACCGACTGGTGGTCGAGCACGGCGGGCGGGTCTACCCGGAGACCAGGCAGATGATCAACTTCAGCCAGTGGTTCATCGAGCTGGTCGGCGGTGGCGCCCGCGCGTACGAAATGGACGCGGACTGGGTGTACCACGCCGCCGACGAGCGGCTCTCGCCCGCTCAGGTCCGTGACCGCGTAGCCGCCCATCGCGGCGCTGGACGGTCCTTTTTGGACACCGTAGACCCGCTTGCGGGGTCGAGCATCCGCGCTGTGCCCGCGATATAG
- a CDS encoding hemerythrin domain-containing protein, protein MLRLSGVTAGAALVTATYPAPASAAPPVVKAPITPPEDLMREHGVLTRVLLVYREIIHRIEHGETVPVSELHAAASIIRVFIEDHHARLEEQYVYAPLRQARKLASTISTLVLQHRRGRVLTDRILAVTRTPATAPARRRLIDDLAVFVRMYEVHEAREDTVVFPVFRETVPAKQFNELSRILEDEEDRRFGTRGFAYIVNEVADIEKALDIHDLSQFTPPPS, encoded by the coding sequence ATGCTGCGGCTCTCCGGGGTCACAGCGGGCGCCGCACTCGTCACCGCGACGTACCCGGCACCGGCATCCGCCGCTCCACCGGTGGTCAAGGCGCCGATCACCCCACCAGAAGACCTCATGCGCGAGCACGGCGTGCTCACCCGGGTGCTGCTGGTCTACCGCGAGATCATCCACCGGATCGAGCACGGCGAAACCGTGCCCGTCTCGGAACTCCACGCCGCCGCGAGCATCATCCGCGTCTTCATCGAGGACCATCACGCGCGGCTGGAGGAACAGTATGTGTACGCCCCGCTCCGGCAAGCCCGAAAGCTCGCCAGCACCATCTCGACCCTGGTTCTGCAGCACCGGCGGGGCCGCGTCCTGACCGATCGGATCCTCGCTGTCACCCGCACCCCGGCCACCGCACCGGCTCGCCGTCGGCTGATCGACGACCTGGCGGTATTCGTCCGCATGTACGAAGTGCACGAAGCCCGCGAGGACACCGTTGTCTTCCCCGTCTTCCGCGAAACCGTCCCCGCCAAGCAGTTCAATGAGCTGAGCAGGATCCTGGAAGACGAAGAGGACCGCCGGTTCGGCACCCGGGGCTTCGCCTACATCGTCAACGAGGTCGCCGACATCGAAAAGGCCCTGGACATCCACGATCTGTCCCAGTTCACCCCGCCGCCCTCCTGA